A genomic region of Gossypium hirsutum isolate 1008001.06 chromosome D01, Gossypium_hirsutum_v2.1, whole genome shotgun sequence contains the following coding sequences:
- the LOC107928965 gene encoding uncharacterized protein, translating to MASNEKIRPVQTNPSRISHLFGKYLSSPLQSPCLSPPSRCPPSKRIQICSIKTFMVDFLNYRPRVPFYLHFGKPGLFSKKKPLKVGYSFCQERIKDIAMAASKFSLTHET from the exons ATGGCCTCGAATGAAAAAATCAGGCCAGTCCAAACGAACCCAAGCCGAATCAGTCATTTGTTTGGGAAGTATCTCTCGTCTCCTCTGCAATCACCATGTCTCTCACCGCCATCGAGATGTCCTCCATCCAAAAG AATCCAAATATGCTCGATCAAAACCTTCATGGTTGATTTTCTCAATTACCGTCCTAGAGTCCCCTTCTACCTCCACTTTGGTAAACCCGGTCTCTTTAGCAAAAAGAAGCCCTTGAAAGTTGGCTATAGCTTCTGCCAAGAACGCATCAAAGATATTGCCATG GCTGCATCAAAATTCAGTTTAACCCACGAAACTTGA